A DNA window from Paraburkholderia sp. IMGN_8 contains the following coding sequences:
- a CDS encoding carotenoid 1,2-hydratase — protein MWGLRAKVNAILCVGFLSGVPVFAATPEFAAVTPNHPITLPQDSGAHAPFRTEWWYATGWLTTPDNQPLGFQITFFRSATGHDAADPSAFAPSQLIIAHAALSDPAIGHLTHDQRIARQGFGLAYAKPGNTDVKLDAWKIIRAVDGHYDVTVDANGFSLHLSLTPTQAPLVQGEHGYSRKGPRPEQASYYYSEPQLRVTGSVVRPAAAGTTSKNETTVTGAAWLDHEWSSTLLDADAVGWDWLGANLTDGSALMAFKVRGRDGHAVWAHAALRNRDGHVTTFDPGQVDFTPIRTWRSPRTNTSYPVSMTVKTGALTWQLEPLMDDQELDSRQSTGAVYWEGAVRVSRDGVALGRAYLELTGYAHALRLGKN, from the coding sequence ATGTGGGGGTTGCGCGCGAAGGTTAATGCAATTCTGTGCGTCGGTTTTCTGTCTGGTGTTCCTGTGTTCGCCGCAACGCCAGAATTCGCGGCGGTCACACCGAACCATCCGATCACGCTTCCCCAGGACAGCGGCGCACACGCGCCTTTTCGCACCGAGTGGTGGTACGCGACCGGCTGGCTCACTACACCGGATAACCAGCCGCTCGGTTTTCAGATCACCTTTTTCCGCTCGGCGACTGGTCACGATGCCGCCGATCCGAGTGCATTTGCACCCTCGCAATTAATCATCGCTCACGCCGCGCTGAGCGATCCTGCGATCGGCCACCTCACGCACGATCAACGCATTGCCCGCCAAGGCTTCGGGCTCGCCTACGCCAAACCAGGCAATACCGACGTCAAACTTGACGCATGGAAAATCATCCGTGCCGTCGACGGCCATTACGACGTAACGGTCGATGCCAACGGTTTTTCACTGCATCTCTCGCTGACGCCGACGCAGGCTCCGTTAGTGCAAGGCGAGCACGGGTACTCGCGCAAAGGTCCGCGGCCCGAGCAGGCGAGTTATTACTACAGCGAGCCTCAATTGCGCGTGACCGGCAGCGTCGTCCGCCCGGCCGCGGCGGGCACCACGTCGAAGAACGAGACAACCGTCACTGGCGCGGCGTGGCTCGATCATGAATGGTCGAGCACCCTACTTGACGCCGATGCGGTCGGGTGGGATTGGCTCGGCGCCAACTTGACGGATGGCTCAGCCTTGATGGCGTTCAAGGTGCGCGGCCGCGACGGACACGCGGTGTGGGCACATGCGGCGTTGAGAAACCGCGACGGACACGTCACGACGTTCGACCCCGGCCAGGTCGACTTCACGCCGATCCGTACGTGGCGCTCGCCGCGCACGAACACGTCATACCCCGTTTCGATGACGGTCAAAACCGGAGCACTGACGTGGCAGTTAGAGCCGCTGATGGACGACCAGGAACTCGACTCGCGGCAATCCACCGGTGCGGTGTATTGGGAGGGTGCGGTACGTGTGAGCCGCGACGGCGTTGCTCTCGGACGCGCTTATCTGGAGCTGACGGGTTATGCGCACGCGCTTCGACTGGGCAAGAACTGA
- a CDS encoding flagellar brake protein has product METPAEPQAVEPASAPEPASPELTLSAVPVGTPLAWPIADSDGTLLFAGGTILATTDERKFLFENFHPQRGDLLDTITPQQQTEAEAESTEKLTIKDMHLTIGALIGLRAQLGSGAPMHPSRIIGFAPNHALFITPPLQEGRMLPLGLGENVEIVAIASQAVFRFVCTVEAICRAPFDYVVLSKPGVIRRLRERKSIRVRTHLAVRFGIGETGDTYEGVGLAKGISALGMSLTASWTLGAVGERLRVSFRLKSADIDTQIETSAVIRNVQKGNSPGEPSTHGLEFDQLDAAQQTAMKAFVFDRQDDVLYWSNGLK; this is encoded by the coding sequence ATGGAAACCCCAGCAGAACCCCAAGCGGTGGAACCCGCATCAGCACCCGAACCCGCATCACCAGAACTAACCCTGAGCGCGGTACCGGTAGGCACGCCCCTAGCTTGGCCAATCGCAGACTCCGACGGCACACTCCTCTTCGCCGGCGGCACGATCCTGGCGACCACGGACGAGCGCAAATTCCTGTTCGAAAACTTCCATCCGCAGCGCGGCGACTTACTGGACACAATCACACCCCAGCAGCAAACAGAAGCAGAAGCAGAATCAACCGAAAAGCTAACAATAAAAGACATGCACCTGACAATAGGTGCACTAATAGGCCTGCGCGCCCAGCTCGGCAGCGGCGCCCCAATGCATCCATCCCGCATCATCGGCTTCGCGCCAAACCACGCGCTATTCATAACACCGCCACTACAAGAAGGCCGCATGCTCCCACTAGGCCTCGGCGAGAACGTAGAAATCGTCGCCATAGCGAGCCAGGCCGTATTCCGCTTCGTCTGCACGGTAGAGGCAATCTGCCGCGCACCATTCGACTATGTCGTGCTATCAAAACCCGGCGTGATCCGCCGCTTGCGCGAGCGCAAGTCGATCCGTGTCCGCACGCACCTCGCGGTACGCTTCGGCATCGGCGAAACCGGAGACACCTATGAAGGGGTAGGCCTAGCAAAAGGCATCAGTGCACTGGGCATGTCGCTGACCGCGTCATGGACCTTGGGAGCAGTCGGCGAACGCCTACGCGTATCGTTCCGGCTCAAATCAGCTGATATCGACACGCAAATCGAAACCAGCGCTGTGATCCGCAACGTGCAGAAAGGCAACTCGCCAGGCGAGCCGTCGACCCACGGCCTCGAATTCGATCAACTCGACGCAGCCCAGCAGACGGCGATGAAAGCCTTCGTGTTCGACCGTCAAGACGATGTGCTGTATTGGTCGAACGGTTTGAAATAA
- a CDS encoding VWA domain-containing protein produces the protein MQGAPGKRIAWPRTFAAMRREKLRTEHLRFVPEAPQGGVLHCFVLDCSGSMLVGQRLALAKGLLIALFDRASAARAEAALVCFGGTRADLRFGPAVPRWWNERWLRPVGGGGGTPLASGVQKAAQLLERTARRKPAQQRWLWILTDGRSSDQPMRPLDADEVVFVDFEREAIRLSRCEALADAWGAARVTPEELIG, from the coding sequence TTGCAAGGCGCGCCGGGCAAGCGCATCGCTTGGCCGCGGACCTTCGCCGCGATGCGGCGGGAGAAGCTGCGCACCGAGCACCTGCGCTTCGTGCCGGAGGCGCCGCAGGGCGGCGTGCTGCATTGCTTCGTCCTCGATTGTTCCGGGTCGATGCTGGTCGGACAGCGGCTCGCGCTCGCCAAAGGCCTGTTGATCGCGTTGTTCGACCGGGCAAGCGCCGCGCGCGCCGAGGCGGCGCTGGTGTGTTTTGGCGGAACTCGAGCGGATCTGCGGTTCGGTCCCGCAGTGCCCCGCTGGTGGAACGAGCGGTGGTTGCGGCCGGTAGGTGGTGGAGGCGGTACGCCGCTCGCGTCCGGCGTTCAGAAGGCCGCGCAGTTGCTGGAGCGCACTGCGCGCCGCAAGCCCGCGCAGCAGCGCTGGCTGTGGATTTTGACCGACGGCCGCAGCAGCGATCAACCGATGCGCCCGCTTGACGCGGACGAAGTCGTGTTCGTCGACTTCGAGCGCGAGGCGATCCGGCTTAGCCGTTGTGAAGCGCTCGCCGATGCGTGGGGCGCGGCGCGTGTCACGCCAGAAGAATTGATCGGCTAA
- a CDS encoding ATP-binding protein: MNAATQRPAFPFAALIGQAPLQQALLLAAIDPGLGGVLVSGPRGTAKSTAARALAELLPEGQLVNLPLGASEDRLIGTLDIETVLRDGSVRFSPGLLAKAHRGVLYVDEVNLLPDALVDALLDAAASGVNTVERDGVSHSHDASFVLVGTMNPEEGELRPQLIDRFGLMVELQNCFEPLVRQQIVKARLAFDFDPLGFRAGYARQQEAYVQRIRAAREALPQLAFDDAVHAHVSALCIAAAVDGLRADLVMLRAARALAAFEQAAAVTTEHVERVAEAVLMHRRHEREPRAGDEARDNAEPRHLASDAVETSSQDSALSTAAGDSDWGYLPPEPAGITQVKGVIPLSAKKH, translated from the coding sequence ATGAACGCAGCCACGCAACGGCCCGCTTTTCCATTTGCTGCGCTGATCGGCCAGGCGCCATTGCAGCAGGCGCTCCTGCTTGCCGCGATCGATCCGGGCCTGGGCGGTGTGCTGGTCAGCGGGCCGCGCGGCACGGCGAAATCGACTGCGGCGCGCGCGCTCGCCGAACTGTTGCCTGAAGGGCAACTGGTGAATTTACCGCTCGGCGCCAGCGAAGATCGTCTGATCGGCACGCTCGATATCGAAACCGTGTTGCGCGATGGTTCAGTGCGCTTTTCTCCGGGTCTGCTCGCGAAAGCGCATCGCGGCGTGCTGTATGTCGATGAAGTGAATCTGCTGCCCGATGCGCTTGTCGACGCGCTGCTGGATGCGGCGGCGAGTGGTGTGAATACCGTCGAACGCGATGGGGTGTCGCATAGCCATGACGCGAGCTTTGTGCTGGTCGGCACGATGAATCCGGAAGAAGGCGAGTTGCGGCCGCAGCTGATCGACCGCTTTGGGTTGATGGTCGAGTTGCAGAACTGTTTTGAGCCGCTGGTGCGTCAGCAGATTGTGAAAGCGCGGCTGGCGTTCGATTTCGATCCGCTGGGGTTTCGTGCGGGGTACGCGCGGCAGCAGGAGGCGTACGTTCAGCGGATTCGCGCGGCGCGCGAAGCACTGCCTCAACTCGCGTTCGACGATGCGGTGCACGCGCATGTCAGCGCGCTGTGCATTGCGGCGGCGGTGGATGGGCTGCGCGCCGATCTCGTGATGCTGCGCGCGGCCCGGGCATTGGCGGCGTTCGAACAGGCGGCGGCTGTGACAACGGAGCACGTCGAGCGTGTCGCTGAAGCGGTGCTGATGCATCGACGGCATGAGCGCGAGCCGCGGGCAGGCGATGAGGCGCGTGATAACGCAGAGCCGCGCCACCTCGCTTCCGATGCGGTTGAGACGTCTTCACAAGATTCCGCACTTTCCACCGCTGCCGGCGATAGCGATTGGGGCTACCTGCCGCCCGAGCCGGCCGGCATCACGCAGGTCAAAGGCGTCATCCCGCTCAGCGCAAAAAAACACTGA
- the cobN gene encoding cobaltochelatase subunit CobN → MHLLRTTPGGFVDDTQGVIRIDQQPADIVVLSSADTTLSLLASVFPRLGEGFPSVRLANVTYLRQPASVDFYVEDVLQHARVVVVDHLGGEAYWPYGIEQVVALAERKKQTLAMFSGDLQEDPNLLARSTADAELCHQLWRYLREGGAQNAEAFLRCIAYRSFGWGHEPAPPRALPAATLYHPDRDAPTMADWQARWRQDAPVAAILFYKAHLQAANTAVFDALIDALEAQGVNPLPIAITSLKDAMSREVVQQLCAQHDVALVLNTTAFAASAIDDPEPLALAGDAPVMQVILSGGNREDWLKDNQGLNSRDIAMHIALPEVDGRIITRAISFKGLAYRCPHTEVDVVRYQPDLERVGFLAELSRRWCRLRTLDNGDKKLALILANYPMSEGRIGNGVGLDTPASVVGILSMLRDEGYRLSDLPVDGDALLKKLTEGVTNDPVVRDLRPALQSLALDDYLLYFNRLPAETRNALNARWGSPEQDPTLRRGRFMIAGWRYGHVFVGIQPSRSREQGDYASYHDAELVPPHAYLAFYFWLRHQFGIDAVVHVGKHGNLEWLPGKSVALSDTCWPDLILGPLPHLYPFIVNDPGEGSQAKRRAQAVIIDHLMPPLTRAESYGPLQDLERQVDEYYEALMVDPRRARLLRRTILATIVEHRLHEELSLAEPDGQDDEDALLTRVDAWLCELKEAQIRDGLHTFGRSPEGVQRRDTLLALGRFPVGDGQAEKAGLIDALARDLRMDHLFDPLSVDWSAMWDGPRPDVLQRVSDAPWRHRGDTRERLELLAAEMLRGVCGDETRALAPSAGTLPQAECVIERLRNDVLPRLDACGPQEMRHLKRGLEGRFVPPGPSGSPSRGRPDVLPTGRNFYSVDTRAIPTQAAWSLGLKSAQQLIERHLQDNGDYPRAIGLSVWGTATMRTGGDDIAQALALLGVRPKWAPGSHRVTDFEIMPIEVFDRPRIDVTLRVSGFFRDAFANVMHLFDAAVQAVAELDEPEDLNPIRARVLRERDALIARGMDAAEARKRAGWRVFSARPGAYGAGLQDMIDSQQWQTDADLANAYRAWGGYAYTQNSAGEEARQAFGARLAAMDVVLQNQDNREHDVLDSNDYYQFQGGMVAAVRHLAGNQPHVYHADHSNPAAPRVRTLHEEIARVIRSRVVNPKWLDGVKRHGYKGAAEIAATVDYLYGYDATARVIADHQYALVTDAYLNDANTREFMQRHNPHALHSVCERLLEAMQRGLWQAPGDYRAQVEQHLLASEQQIEGMQT, encoded by the coding sequence ATGCATCTGCTGCGCACTACGCCGGGCGGTTTTGTCGACGATACGCAAGGCGTGATCCGTATCGATCAGCAGCCCGCCGATATCGTGGTGCTCAGCTCCGCCGATACGACGCTGTCGCTGCTCGCCAGCGTGTTTCCTCGCTTAGGCGAGGGCTTCCCGAGCGTGCGGCTCGCGAATGTCACTTATTTGCGGCAACCGGCGTCGGTCGATTTCTATGTCGAAGACGTGTTGCAGCATGCGCGTGTCGTCGTAGTCGATCACCTGGGCGGCGAAGCGTATTGGCCTTACGGGATCGAGCAGGTGGTCGCGCTCGCCGAGCGCAAGAAGCAGACGCTCGCGATGTTCTCGGGCGATTTGCAGGAAGATCCGAATCTGCTTGCGCGCAGCACAGCCGATGCCGAGCTATGCCACCAGCTATGGCGCTATCTGCGCGAAGGCGGCGCGCAGAATGCCGAGGCGTTCCTGCGCTGCATTGCGTATCGCTCATTCGGTTGGGGGCACGAACCCGCACCGCCGCGCGCGTTGCCGGCCGCGACGCTCTACCATCCCGACCGCGATGCGCCGACAATGGCGGACTGGCAGGCGCGCTGGCGCCAGGATGCGCCGGTTGCGGCGATTCTGTTCTATAAGGCGCACCTGCAGGCGGCCAATACTGCGGTGTTCGACGCGCTGATCGATGCGCTCGAAGCACAGGGAGTGAATCCGTTGCCGATTGCGATTACCTCGCTGAAAGATGCGATGAGCCGCGAAGTCGTGCAGCAGTTGTGCGCGCAACATGATGTCGCGCTGGTTCTGAACACGACCGCGTTCGCCGCGTCAGCGATCGACGATCCCGAACCGCTCGCCTTGGCCGGCGACGCGCCAGTGATGCAAGTGATCCTGAGCGGCGGCAATCGCGAAGACTGGCTCAAGGACAATCAAGGCCTCAACTCGCGCGATATCGCTATGCATATCGCGCTGCCGGAAGTAGACGGCCGCATCATCACGCGGGCGATCAGTTTCAAGGGACTCGCGTATCGTTGCCCGCATACGGAAGTCGATGTGGTCCGCTATCAACCGGATCTCGAACGTGTCGGCTTTCTCGCCGAACTGAGCCGGCGCTGGTGCCGTCTGCGTACGCTCGATAACGGGGACAAGAAACTCGCGCTGATTCTCGCCAACTATCCAATGAGCGAAGGGCGCATCGGCAATGGCGTGGGACTCGATACGCCGGCGTCGGTGGTCGGCATTCTGTCGATGCTGCGCGATGAAGGTTATCGCTTGAGCGATTTGCCCGTGGACGGCGACGCGCTGTTGAAGAAGCTGACTGAAGGCGTGACCAACGATCCGGTCGTGCGCGACTTGCGGCCCGCGTTGCAAAGCCTCGCACTCGACGACTATCTGTTGTATTTCAACCGGCTGCCTGCTGAAACGCGTAATGCATTGAACGCGCGTTGGGGCTCGCCCGAGCAGGACCCGACATTACGGCGCGGCCGTTTCATGATCGCGGGCTGGCGTTACGGCCATGTGTTCGTCGGCATTCAGCCGTCGCGTTCGCGCGAACAGGGCGACTATGCGAGCTATCACGACGCCGAACTCGTGCCGCCGCATGCCTATCTCGCGTTCTATTTCTGGTTGCGCCATCAGTTCGGCATCGACGCGGTCGTGCATGTCGGCAAGCATGGCAACCTCGAATGGCTGCCGGGCAAGAGCGTCGCGTTGAGCGATACGTGCTGGCCCGATCTGATTCTTGGACCGCTGCCGCATCTCTATCCGTTCATCGTCAACGATCCCGGTGAGGGCAGCCAGGCGAAGCGCCGCGCGCAGGCCGTCATCATCGATCATCTGATGCCGCCGCTCACGCGCGCCGAAAGCTATGGGCCGTTGCAGGATCTCGAGCGCCAGGTCGATGAATACTATGAAGCGCTGATGGTCGATCCGCGCCGCGCCAGGCTATTGAGGCGCACGATTCTCGCGACCATCGTGGAGCATCGGCTGCATGAAGAGCTGAGCCTCGCGGAGCCGGATGGGCAGGATGATGAGGACGCGCTGCTGACGCGCGTCGATGCATGGCTGTGCGAGTTGAAGGAAGCGCAGATTCGCGATGGTTTGCACACGTTCGGGCGTTCGCCGGAGGGTGTGCAGCGGCGCGATACGCTGCTGGCGTTGGGACGTTTCCCGGTCGGCGACGGGCAGGCTGAAAAAGCCGGCTTGATCGATGCGTTGGCGCGCGATCTTCGGATGGATCATCTGTTCGATCCGTTGTCGGTGGATTGGTCGGCGATGTGGGATGGGCCGCGCCCCGATGTGTTGCAGCGCGTGAGCGATGCGCCGTGGCGGCACCGCGGCGATACGCGCGAGCGCCTGGAGTTGCTGGCGGCTGAGATGTTGCGAGGCGTGTGTGGCGATGAAACTCGCGCTTTAGCGCCTTCGGCTGGAACCTTGCCGCAAGCCGAATGCGTGATCGAGCGCCTGCGCAACGACGTTCTGCCGCGGCTCGACGCGTGCGGGCCGCAAGAAATGCGGCATCTGAAGCGCGGTCTCGAAGGGCGCTTCGTGCCGCCGGGGCCGAGCGGTTCGCCATCGCGTGGACGCCCCGACGTCTTGCCCACCGGCCGCAACTTCTATTCGGTCGATACGCGCGCGATTCCAACGCAAGCGGCGTGGTCACTCGGTTTGAAATCCGCGCAGCAACTGATCGAGCGGCATTTGCAGGACAACGGCGACTACCCACGCGCCATCGGACTCTCGGTATGGGGCACGGCGACGATGCGCACCGGCGGTGACGACATCGCCCAGGCGCTTGCTTTACTCGGTGTGCGGCCGAAGTGGGCGCCGGGCAGTCATCGCGTGACCGACTTCGAGATCATGCCGATCGAGGTGTTCGACCGGCCGCGCATCGACGTGACGTTGCGCGTATCAGGCTTTTTCCGCGATGCATTCGCGAACGTGATGCACCTGTTCGATGCGGCAGTGCAAGCGGTGGCCGAGCTCGACGAACCCGAGGATCTGAACCCGATCCGCGCACGCGTGCTGCGCGAACGCGATGCGCTCATCGCGCGTGGCATGGACGCAGCCGAGGCGCGCAAGCGCGCCGGCTGGCGCGTGTTCAGCGCGCGTCCCGGCGCGTATGGCGCGGGCTTGCAGGACATGATCGATTCGCAGCAGTGGCAAACCGACGCCGACCTCGCGAACGCGTATCGGGCGTGGGGCGGCTACGCGTACACGCAGAACAGCGCCGGCGAAGAAGCGCGCCAGGCGTTCGGCGCGCGCCTCGCGGCGATGGACGTGGTGCTGCAGAATCAGGACAACCGCGAGCACGACGTGCTCGATTCGAACGACTACTACCAGTTCCAGGGCGGCATGGTGGCTGCGGTGCGGCATCTCGCGGGCAATCAGCCGCATGTCTATCATGCCGACCACAGCAATCCGGCCGCGCCGCGCGTGCGGACCCTGCATGAGGAGATTGCGCGCGTGATCCGCTCGCGCGTGGTCAATCCGAAATGGCTGGACGGCGTGAAACGCCACGGCTACAAAGGCGCCGCCGAAATCGCCGCGACCGTCGACTATTTGTACGGCTACGATGCGACCGCGCGCGTGATTGCCGATCATCAATATGCGCTCGTCACCGATGCCTATCTGAACGACGCTAATACACGCGAGTTCATGCAACGGCACAATCCGCATGCGCTGCATTCGGTCTGCGAGCGTCTGCTCGAAGCAATGCAGCGTGGTTTGTGGCAAGCGCCCGGCGACTATCGCGCGCAAGTCGAACAGCATCTGCTTGCGAGTGAGCAGCAGATAGAAGGAATGCAAACATGA
- the cobW gene encoding cobalamin biosynthesis protein CobW, giving the protein MQTQMRKIPVTIVTGFLGSGKTTLLRHILQHAGGKRIAVIVNEFGELGIDGEILKGCGIGCDENGVETEGQLYELANGCLCCTVQEEFFPVMEKLVERREQIDHVLIETSGLALPKPLVQAFNWPQIKSSFTVDAVVTVVDGPAAASGQFADNPVAVDAQRKADPNLDHESPLHELFEDQLSAADLVILNKTDLLDDVQQAAVETVIRDEIPPQVKIVRAQMGQLDLHTLLGLEAASEETIHLRHDHHGSADDADHHHDEFDSVVVHASAPSRDAMIAALQGLVETHTIYRVKGFAALPGAAMRLVIQGVGRRFDSYFDRRWQAGEIGEIDEAGEGRQSRFVLIGEDLDQAALQRAFDAALGAVSSAEPQQA; this is encoded by the coding sequence ATGCAAACTCAAATGCGCAAGATCCCCGTCACCATCGTCACGGGTTTTCTCGGCAGCGGCAAGACCACGCTGCTGCGGCACATTCTTCAGCATGCGGGCGGCAAGCGCATCGCGGTGATCGTCAACGAGTTCGGCGAACTCGGCATCGACGGTGAAATCCTCAAGGGTTGCGGCATCGGCTGCGATGAAAACGGCGTCGAAACCGAAGGGCAACTGTATGAACTCGCGAACGGCTGCCTGTGCTGCACGGTGCAGGAAGAGTTTTTCCCGGTGATGGAAAAGCTCGTCGAGCGCCGCGAGCAGATCGATCATGTGCTGATCGAAACCTCCGGTCTCGCACTGCCGAAGCCACTGGTGCAGGCGTTCAACTGGCCGCAGATCAAGAGCAGCTTCACTGTGGATGCAGTGGTGACGGTGGTGGACGGCCCCGCCGCGGCGAGCGGCCAGTTCGCCGACAATCCGGTCGCCGTCGATGCACAGCGCAAGGCCGATCCGAATCTCGATCACGAATCGCCGCTGCACGAATTGTTCGAAGATCAGCTGTCCGCAGCCGATCTGGTGATTCTGAACAAAACGGATTTGCTCGACGACGTACAGCAAGCCGCTGTCGAGACCGTCATCCGTGACGAGATTCCGCCGCAAGTGAAGATCGTGCGCGCGCAGATGGGCCAACTCGATTTGCACACTTTGCTCGGCCTCGAAGCTGCCTCTGAAGAAACGATCCACTTGCGCCACGACCACCACGGTTCAGCTGACGACGCCGACCATCATCACGACGAATTCGATTCCGTGGTGGTGCACGCGAGTGCGCCATCGCGTGATGCGATGATCGCCGCGCTGCAAGGGTTGGTCGAAACGCACACGATTTACCGCGTCAAGGGTTTTGCGGCGCTTCCGGGCGCGGCGATGCGGCTTGTGATTCAAGGCGTGGGCCGCCGTTTCGATAGTTACTTCGATCGCCGCTGGCAAGCCGGCGAAATCGGTGAAATTGACGAAGCGGGCGAGGGTCGGCAAAGCCGCTTCGTGCTGATCGGCGAGGACCTCGATCAGGCCGCGCTGCAACGTGCGTTCGACGCTGCGTTGGGCGCTGTGTCGAGCGCTGAACCGCAACAGGCGTAA
- the cobA gene encoding uroporphyrinogen-III C-methyltransferase, with product MHAAVSRAWLIGAGPGDVELMTLKATRALAQADVVLVDDLVNPDVLQFARADALVVYVGKRGGHPSTPQAGIVAQMLEHVQAGRRVARLKGGDPFVFGRGGEEQQALHAAGIEVEIVNGITAGIAAPAAIGIPVTHRDYAQGVVFVTGHGAGSGEPDWAALVATRMTLVIYMGMRRLNDIVGALLAAGMSADTPCAAIESATRPEQRHALAQLGGFADAVTNAGLGSPAIVVIGGVASLALERAAAHANAVDAQ from the coding sequence ATGCACGCTGCGGTGAGCCGCGCCTGGCTGATCGGCGCCGGCCCCGGCGACGTCGAACTGATGACGCTCAAGGCGACTCGCGCATTGGCGCAGGCCGATGTGGTGCTGGTCGACGATCTGGTGAATCCCGACGTGCTGCAGTTCGCCCGCGCCGATGCGCTGGTCGTCTATGTCGGCAAACGCGGCGGGCATCCGTCGACGCCGCAAGCCGGCATCGTCGCGCAAATGCTCGAACATGTGCAGGCCGGGCGCAGGGTCGCGCGTTTGAAAGGCGGAGATCCGTTCGTGTTCGGCCGTGGCGGCGAAGAGCAGCAGGCACTGCATGCTGCGGGCATCGAGGTGGAAATCGTCAACGGCATCACGGCGGGAATCGCGGCGCCCGCGGCAATCGGCATTCCCGTCACACATCGCGATTACGCGCAGGGTGTGGTGTTCGTCACCGGACATGGCGCCGGAAGCGGTGAGCCGGACTGGGCGGCGCTCGTTGCCACGCGGATGACGCTGGTGATCTATATGGGTATGCGGCGGCTGAACGATATCGTCGGCGCATTGCTCGCGGCCGGCATGAGCGCCGACACGCCTTGCGCCGCGATCGAATCCGCTACGCGTCCTGAACAAAGGCATGCACTCGCGCAGCTCGGCGGCTTTGCCGACGCAGTCACTAACGCCGGGCTTGGCTCGCCGGCGATCGTGGTGATCGGCGGCGTGGCGTCGCTGGCGTTGGAGCGGGCCGCCGCTCATGCTAATGCGGTGGACGCCCAATGA
- a CDS encoding cobalamin biosynthesis protein has protein sequence MKTLTVGIGCRLHSSAEQIDTAVRTALGHHTLDEISAIATIDVKAHEAGLLEFCARHALPLKLFSREQIAALPIADAEPSAAAREHLGVDGVCEPCALLAAAAAQPDTADVRLIVRKTALDGVTIAIASTAHAGIDQSHNDSNEQDLP, from the coding sequence ATGAAAACGCTGACCGTCGGCATCGGTTGCCGCTTGCACAGCTCGGCCGAGCAGATCGATACTGCTGTACGCACGGCGCTCGGCCACCATACGCTCGATGAAATCAGCGCGATTGCCACCATCGACGTCAAAGCCCACGAAGCAGGTTTGCTCGAATTCTGCGCACGTCACGCATTGCCGTTGAAACTATTCAGCCGTGAGCAAATTGCGGCATTACCCATTGCCGATGCCGAGCCTTCGGCGGCAGCACGCGAGCATCTCGGCGTAGACGGCGTCTGCGAGCCCTGTGCCTTGCTCGCTGCGGCCGCCGCTCAACCCGATACAGCCGATGTACGCCTGATCGTGCGCAAAACCGCACTCGACGGCGTCACGATAGCGATCGCTTCGACCGCTCACGCAGGCATCGACCAATCACACAACGACTCCAACGAACAGGACCTTCCATGA
- the cobO gene encoding cob(I)yrinic acid a,c-diamide adenosyltransferase → MKTDPESHQRMTERRREGHEKKQAAATVEKGLLIVNTGTGKGKTTAAFGMAVRVLGHGMRLGVVQFIKGALHTSERDFLGAIANCDFVTMGDGYTWNTQNRDADIATARKGWDEARRMIESGDYQMVILDELNTVLKYEYLPLDEVLSVLNARPEMLHVVVTGRHAPDALIEAADLVTEMRIVKHPYREQGVKAQRGVEF, encoded by the coding sequence ATGAAAACCGATCCCGAATCGCATCAACGCATGACCGAGCGCCGGCGCGAAGGCCACGAAAAGAAACAGGCCGCCGCCACCGTCGAAAAGGGTCTGCTGATCGTCAACACCGGCACCGGCAAAGGCAAGACCACGGCCGCATTCGGCATGGCCGTGCGGGTGCTCGGACACGGCATGCGTCTGGGCGTCGTGCAATTCATCAAGGGCGCGCTGCATACCTCGGAGCGCGACTTCCTCGGCGCGATCGCCAATTGCGATTTCGTCACGATGGGCGACGGCTATACGTGGAACACGCAAAACCGCGACGCCGACATCGCCACCGCGCGCAAAGGCTGGGACGAAGCGCGCCGGATGATCGAAAGCGGCGACTATCAGATGGTGATCCTCGACGAACTGAACACGGTGCTGAAGTACGAATACCTGCCGCTCGACGAAGTGCTGTCCGTATTAAACGCGCGACCGGAAATGCTGCACGTGGTCGTAACCGGCCGTCATGCGCCGGATGCGCTGATCGAAGCCGCCGACCTCGTCACCGAAATGCGCATCGTCAAGCATCCGTATCGCGAGCAAGGCGTGAAAGCGCAGCGCGGCGTGGAGTTCTGA